One Carassius carassius chromosome 28, fCarCar2.1, whole genome shotgun sequence genomic window carries:
- the cep57 gene encoding centrosomal protein of 57 kDa, with protein MDSSSKPSARREKESVTAPLRGRPKSDSISLTSHTEYPSRRPFTNTPLTFTNRAIRAFPESSGAEILSALKNLQEKIRRLELERCDAQQKLQNISRESTRSDHTHTNHDLLSQLSAAETRCSRLEKQLEHMRKTVRNTESDRSAVLRRQVSLERLGSADRTDVQLNLQKLDLLEQEYHRLTETQSSTERKIRQLERKLQEEEHQRKLVQEKAAQLQTGLEANRLLIQSVSPRPHKSSRNNSKKLSAKRNPSQPHYRLSLGDVPFVTGTSTGSSHSVRANVQHVLHLMKQHHPQLCNERVLGHIPSTNHSTRQASSSSSSSCGEELSELLLTLQDKFGRMSSEQQELAKLIQLCGSNHLRQDLEREMETLMKRMENKGEQIAKVRRHQTQCGQQSAGPLKVRDARDSLRLLKDMRSLQTSLRSWEY; from the exons ATGGACTCGAGCTCAAAACCCTCTGCGAGACGAGAAAAG GAGAGTGTGACGGCGCCCCTCAGAGGACGACCGAAGTCTGACAGCATCTCACTGACCTCCCACACGGAGTATCCCTCGAGACGTCCCTTCACTAACACACCCCTGACCTTCACTAACAGAGCCATCAGAGCCTTTCCTGAGAGCAGCggagcag AAATCCTCTCCGCGCTGAAGAACCTGCAGGAGAAGATCCGTCGTTTGGAGCTGGAGCGATGTGACGCTCAGCAGAAGCTCCAGAACATCTCCAGAGAGTCCACACGCtcggaccacacacacacaaaccacg ATCTGCTCTCTCAGCTGTCTGCGGCCGAGACTCGATGCTCACGATTGGAGAAACAGTTGGAGCACATGAGGAAGACTGTGAGAAACACTGAATCAGACAGAAGTGCTGTGCTGCGCCGACAG GTGTCTCTGGAGCGTCTGGGATCAGCGGATCGGACTGATGTTCAGCTGAATCTGCAGAAGCTGGATCTGCTGGAGCAGGAGTATCACCGGCTGACAGAGACTCAGAGCTCCACTGAGAGGAAGATCAGACAGCTGGAGAGGAAACTACAGGAAGAGGAGCATCAGAGGAAACTGGTGCAGGAGAAAGCAGCTCAG TTGCAGACGGGTCTTGAAGCTAATCGTCTGCTCATCCAGTCAGTGTCTCCACGTCCACACAAATCCAGCAGAAACAACTCAAAGAAGCTCTCAGCAAAG AGAAATCCGTCACAGCCGCATTACAGACTCAGTCTGGGAGACGTGCCATTTGTGACAGGGACG tcGACAGGCTCGAGTCACTCAGTGCGAGCAAACGTCCAGCACGTCCTTCATCTCATGAAGCAGCATCATCCTCAGCTGTGCAACGAGCGAGTGCTGGGACACATCCCCTCCACCAATCACAGCACTCGCCAGGCCAGCAGTAGCTCCTCCTCTTCCTGTGGGGAGGAGCTGTCAGAGCTGCTGCTGACGCTGCAGGACAAGTTTGGACGAATGAGCTC cgagCAGCAGGAATTGGCCAAACTGATCCAGTTGTGTGGTTCGAATCATTTGCGGCAGGATTTGGAGCGAGAGATGGAGACACTGATGAAGAGGATGGAGAATAAAGGAGAACAGATCGCTAAAGTCCGGCGACATCAAACTCAG TGCGGTCAGCAGAGCGCCGGGCCGCTGAAGGTCAGAGACGCTCGAGACAGTCTGCGTCTGCTGAAAGACATGCGCTCGCTGCAGACCTCACTGCGCAGCTGGGAGTACTGA